A window of Apium graveolens cultivar Ventura chromosome 8, ASM990537v1, whole genome shotgun sequence contains these coding sequences:
- the LOC141676804 gene encoding tropinone reductase homolog, translated as MANIVAGSGGDKRWSLDGATALVTGGTRGIGHAIVEELAGFGASIYTCSRSQKDIDKCLEEWKIKGFQVRGSVCDLKSRSEREKLMNSVASAFNGKLNILVNNAAIVVVKETKEFTAEDISNIMSINFEASYHLCQLSQPLLKASGTGNIVFISSVAGVVALPMLSIYSSSKGAINQLTKCLACEWAKDNIRVNCVAPWVIKTTILDDIEGQAPGYMEKINGMVSRTPIRRPGEQSEVSALVIFLCLPAASYITGQIICVDGGHTVSGY; from the exons ATGGCCAACATAGTTGCAGGTAGCGGTGGCGATAAACGGTGGTCTCTCGACGGAGCAACTGCCCTCGTCACCGGTGGGACTCGTGGCATAGG GCATGCAATAGTAGAGGAGCTAGCAGGGTTCGGAGCATCAATCTATACATGTTCTCGCAGCCAGAAAGACATTGATAAATGTTTAGAGGAATGGAAAATCAAAGGTTTTCAAGTTAGAGGATCAGTTTGTGACTTAAAATCGCGATCTGAACGTGAGAAACTAATGAACTCTGTGGCTTCTGCTTTCAACGGAAAACTCAATATTTTG GTTAATAATGCTGCAATAGTTGTGGTTAAGGAGACTAAAGAGTTCACAGCCGAAGATATTTCCAACATAATGAGTATAAATTTTGAAGCATCTTATCATCTGTGTCAACTTTCACAACCGTTACTAAAGGCATCAGGCACCGGAAACATTGTGTTCATTTCCTCGGTCGCTGGAGTGGTAGCTTTGCCAATGCTTTCTATCTATTCATCGTCAAAAG GAGCAATCAACCAACTGACCAAATGCTTGGCATGCGAATGGGCAAAGGACAATATTCGTGTTAATTGTGTTGCACCCTGGGTAATCAAAACCACAATCCTTGATGATATTGAA GGGCAGGCTCCAGGATACATGGAGAAGATTAATGGCATGGTTTCTCGGACTCCAATTCGCCGCCCTGGAGAGCAAAGTGAAGTTTCAGCTCTAGTTATATTTCTTTGCTTACCTGCAGCTTCCTATATCACTGGCCAGATAATCTGTGTCGATGGAGGCCATACAGTTTCCGgttattga
- the LOC141679180 gene encoding putative cyclin-D7-1 → MENLFCNEEHVWLMMSPSAASSELTQTAGFNTYINTTCFYTSKQDLEEAFELYREKERTYMPQPGYVDLLDSDRFISIFRRKAIHWLIQTRRGLNLSPETVSNAVNYLDRFISLNRCHGWRYWMVELLSVACLSIASKFNETSPPALLDIQVEGLDHSFRPKLIQEMELKLLQTIQWRLNCKTPYSYVELIIQNLDLSMKPLLIDDLLTRLTDFLLFALCLDHKLLAFRPSVISLCVLRCIPEKLIPSSDSVLTHFLNLIPPDEMENLLECHKIIDNELIDDLYNILSSDQPYGSSSPVTVLSIGPLVVERCDPHVDELLCISKIASKKRKRIDLHE, encoded by the exons ATGGAGAATCTTTTCTGCAATGAGGAGCATGTTTGGCTTATGATGAGTCCTTCTGCTGCAAGTTCTGAACTAACACAGACTGCAGGTTTTAATACTTACATTAACACTACTTGTTTTTACACAAGTAAGCAAGATCTTGAAGAAGCTTTTGAGTTGTACAGAGAAAAGGAACGAACGTACATGCCTCAACCGGGGTACGTGGACCTTCTCGATTCCGATCGGTTTATTAGTATTTTTAGACGCAAAGCTATTCACTGGCTCATTCAA ACGCGACGGGGATTGAATCTGTCTCCTGAAACTGTCTCTAATGCTGTCAACTACCTTGATCGATTTATATCTTTGAACCGGTGTCAT ggTTGGAGATACTGGATGGTGGAATTACTTTCAGTTGCATGTTTATCCATTGCCTCCAAGTTCAATGAAACATCCCCTCCTGCATTGCTTGACATTCAG GTAGAGGGTCTGGATCATTCTTTCCGACCAAAATTGATTCAAGAAATGGAATTGAAACTCCTGCAAACAATACAATGGAGACTCAATTGTAAAACACCGTATTCTTATGTGGAACTGATCATACAAAATCTTGATTTGTCGATGAAACCACTCCTTATAGATGACTTGCTCACAAGATTGACGGACTTCCTTCTGTTTGCTCTTTGCTTAG ACCATAAGCTCCTAGCATTCAGGCCAAGTGTGATATCTCTGTGCGTGCTCAGATGCATTCCCGAAAAGTTGATTCCATCATCTGATTCTGTCTTAACTCATTTTCTAAACCTCATCCCACCAGATGAAATG GAGAATCTTCTCGAGTGCCATAAAATCATCGACAACGAACTGATTGATGATTTGTACAACATACTATCTTCTGATCAGCCTTATGGATCATCAAGTCCAGTGACTGTATTAAGTATCGGTCCACTTGTAGTTGAAAGATGTGATCCTCATGTTGATGAGTTACTGTGTATCTCTAAGATAGCAAGTAAGAAGAGGAAGAGGATTGATCTGCATGAATGA
- the LOC141677732 gene encoding light-harvesting complex-like protein OHP1, chloroplastic, with amino-acid sequence MATSSALSSSFLPTLHHTKQISPSNQVAKPSLNKKKLPSFRIQAAKLPAGVEVPKVQPQFKAPFLGFTKTAEIWNSRACMIGLIGTFIVELIINKGILEVIGVEIGKGLDIPL; translated from the exons atggCAACATCATCAGCACTTTCATCTTCTTTTCTTCCAACACTACACCACACTAAACAAATCTCCCCTTCAAATCAAGTTGCCAAACCTTCACTCAACAAGAAAAAGCTACCATCTTTCAGAATTCAAGCTGCAAAGCTTCCTGCTGGA GTTGAAGTGCCTAAAGTGCAGCCTCAATTCAAAGCACCTTTTCTTGGATTTACAAAAACTGCTGAGATATGGAACTCAAGAGCTTGCATGATTGGTCTAATTGGAACCTTTATTGTTGAGTTG aTTATCAACAAAGGTATACTTGAGGTGATTGGAGTGGAGATTGGAAAAGGACTTGATATTCCTCTCTGA
- the LOC141677731 gene encoding uncharacterized protein LOC141677731: MIRIASKLFPATFSVHKPICNSSFLTQLSNTKAQKIRFFSSSDGFKANPVAVQMINYALSLARSQKSDESYAQGLLVLEQCQSTQQDDNSKSLVLLGMSTLFSERGNFEEAIEQLKKVSDLAVSSLAIKVAATEALVGLHLELGQDDTSSVLADICLQLLESVKMETGSGYGDGVLDARAKAVKGLVELVRGDLESSDSFFQGLEENKGNAALSYGGFLHAKQNFPMAKEIYEKVIQGVLEMKDLSDTHNLAAGNMALEEALLAATCSLGQLEAHLGNFAEAEEILTQALTKTEEHFGSRHPKVGVILTCIALMYRHKAATERSSSILIQEGLYRRALEMLKAPSLETTNMGKVHRKDIVALARGGYAELLCIQQNRKAEGEKMKKWAETAWGNCRLSVADALTISEPSSKVPVVDLRISRVF; encoded by the exons ATGATTCGAATTGCAAGCAAGCTTTTTCCGGCGACTTTTTCTGTTCACAAACCCATATGTAATTCAAGCTTTTTAACTCAGTTATCAAACACAAAAGCTCAAAAGATTAGATTTTTTTCATCAAGTGATGGTTTTAAGGCTAACCCAGTTGCTGTTCAGATGATTAATTATGCTCTCTCTCTTGCAAGATCCCAAAAATCAG aTGAATCATATGCACAAGGTTTATTAGTATTGGAACAGTGTCAATCTACGCAGCAAGATGATAAttcaaagagtttggttttacTCGGCATGTCTACCTTGTTCTCGGAAAG AGGGAATTTTGAGGAAGCGATTGAGCAACTGAAGAAAGTTTCAGACTTGGCTGTTTCGTCATTGGCTATTAAAG TGGCTGCTACGGAAGCACTTGTGGGGCTTCACTTGGAGCTCGGTCAG GATGATACTTCATCAGTGCTCGCAGATATATGCTTACAACTTTTAGAATCTGTTAAAATGGAAACTGGCAGCGGTTATGGAGATGGAGTACTAGATGCTCGTGCTAAGGCAGTAAAAGGGCTGGTTGAGCTTGTCCGTGGCGATCTTGAATCAT CGGATTCATTTTTTCAAGGACTTGAGGAAAACAAAG GCAATGCTGCTTTATCATATGGAGGATTCCTTCATGCCAAGCAAAATTTTCCGATGGCAAAGGAGATATATGAGAAAGTAATCCAGGGGGTATTGGAAATGAAAGATTTGAGCGATACACATAACTTAGCAGCTGGTAATATGGCTTTGGAGGAAGCTCTCTTGGCAGCTACTTGTTCATTGGGGCAGCTTGAGGCACACTTAGG AAATTTTGCCGAGGCAGAGGAAATATTGACTCAAGCACTGACTAAAACTGAAGAACATTTTG GCTCACGTCATCCCAAGGTTGGGGTTATTTTAACCTGCATAGCTCTTATGTATCGACACAAAGCAGCAACGGAACGGTCAAGTTCCATTCTGATTCAAGAG GGACTGTATAGGAGAGCTCTGGAAATGCTAAAAGCTCCTTCGCTAGAAACTACCAATATGGGGAAGGTGCATAGAAAGGACATAGTTGCTCTTGCAAGAG GAGGGTATGCTGAACTGCTGTGCATTCAACAAAACAGGAAGGCTGAAGGAGAAAAGATGAAAAAGTGGGCAGAAACTGCATGGGGAAATTGCCGTCTATCAGTAGCTGATGCACTAACAATATCTGAGCCTTCTTCTAAAGTACCGGTTGTTGATCTTAGGATTAGCAGAGTATTCTAG
- the LOC141677729 gene encoding protein LATERAL BRANCHING OXIDOREDUCTASE 1-like — translation MGSIVCETPFDQEQTAPTFVGSLEVPNVQEIVRDNSSSVPQIYVRDQCDMPKATEITHLSTDIPVIDLSLLSDDNIEELERLDQACRDWGFFQVINHGVPSEVLQNMKQNAEGFFNLSLEEKNKFSMPPDDIQGYGHAYVVSKEQKLDWSDALVLVTMPQEFRNLQYWPTTPVGFKDIIDTYSKGLATIGEQLLSSISLNMGLQRNTLLQEHKGISQALRINYYPPCSKPDQVLGISPHSDTSSITILLQEDHLHGLQIHHNDDWIPVEPIPDALVINIGDVIEIWSNGKYKSIEHRAVTNECKARMSLAAFLFPNLDKEIEPFDSMVKSQDMIKNYKKVKYGDYLLNSMKRKLEGKTHTEMAKN, via the exons ATGGGATCAATAGTTTGTGAAACACCCTTTGATCAGGAGCAGACTGCTCCAACCTTTGTAGGATCCTTAGAAGTCCCAAATGTGCAGGAAATTGTAAGAGATAATTCGTCGAGTGTTCCTCAAATATATGTCAGGGACCAATGTGACATGCCGAAAGCTACTGAGATTACTCATCTTTCTACTGATATTCCAGTCATTGATTTATCATTGCTCTCGGATGACAACATTGAGGAGCTGGAAAGGCTTGATCAGGCCTGCAGAGACTGGGGATTCTTTCAG GTGATAAACCATGGAGTTCCAAGTGAGGTGCTGCAGAACATGAAGCAGAATGCAGAAGGttttttcaatctatctctaGAAGAGAAAAACAAGTTCTCGATGCCCCCTGACGACATACAAGGCTATGGTCATGCCTATGTTGTATCTAAAGAGCAGAAGCTAGACTGGTCAGATGCATTGGTGCTTGTCACCATGCCTCAAGAGTTTCGCAATCTTCAGTATTGGCCAACTACACCAGTCGGTTTCAA GGATATTATTGACACATATTCAAAAGGACTTGCAACCATTGGAGAGCAGCTACTTAGTTCCATATCTTTAAATATGGGACTACAACGGAACACTCTCCTTCAAGAGCACAAGGGTATATCACAAGCTTTGCGCATAAACTACTATCCTCCTTGCTCAAAGCCTGATCAAGTACTTGGCATAAGTCCTCACTCCGATACAAGTTCAATAACTATACTACTACAGGAAGATCATCTGCATGGTTTACAGATACACCACAATGATGACTGGATTCCAGTTGAGCCAATTCCAGATGCTTTGGTTATCAACATTGGAGATGTTATAGAG ATTTGGAGTAATGGGAAATACAAGAGCATTGAACACCGAGCAGTGACAAATGAATGCAAAGCAAGAATGTCATTAGCAGCTTTTCTCTTCCCAAATCTTGACAAGGAAATCGAGCCCTTTGACTCTATGGTGAAATCGCAAGATATGATCAAAAACTACAAGAAGGTGAAGTATGGAGACTATCTCCTCAACTCAATGAAGAGGAAATTGGAAGGAAAAACTCACACTGAGATGGCAAAGAATTGA
- the LOC141679005 gene encoding laccase-17-like, translating into MGLFFLSLPLCRGILLFSLYFLPHFASASNAGPVTRHYEFNIKLQNVTRLCHSKSIVTVNGKFPGPRIMAREGDRLLIKVINHVPNNISIHWHGIRQLRSGWADGPAYITQCPIQTGQSYVYNYTIVGQRGTLWWHAHISWLRSTLYGPIIILPKTDVPYPFPKPHKEVPIIFGEWFNADTEAIITQATQTGGGPNVSDAYTFNGLPGPLYNCSSKDTFKLKVKPGKTYLLRFINAALNDELFFGIANHSLTVVEADAIYVKPFETEIILLSPGQTTNVLLKTKPNHPKASFLMTARPYATGAGTFDNTTVAGVLEYEGSTHHSMKKLLLYKPNLPALNDTSFATNFSKKLRSLASAKFPANVPKNIDKQFFFTVGLGTSPCGTKNQTCQGPNGTRFAASINNISFVMPTTSLLQSHFFGQSNGVYNPNFPVSPSHWFNYTGNPPNNTLVSNGTKLMVLPFNTSVELVMQDTSILGAESHPLHIHGFNFFVVGQGFGNYNPNVDPKNFNLVDPVERNTVGVPPGGWVAIRFQADNPGVWFMHCHLEVHTSWGLKMAWLVLDGKLPNQKLQPPPSDLPKC; encoded by the exons ATGGggcttttctttctttccttaCCCTTATGCAGAGGAATTCTGCTATTCTCATTGTATTTTCTTCCTCATTTCGCCTCTGCAAGCAATGCAGGACCGGTTACTAGGCATTACGAGTTCAAC ATTAAGCTGCAAAATGTGACAAGACTGTGCCACAGCAAGAGCATTGTTACTGTAAACGGAAAATTTCCTGGTCCTCGGATCATGGCTAGAGAGGGCGATCGTCTACTCATTAAAGTCATTAATCATGTCCCAAACAATATTTCCATCCACTG GCATGGAATTCGACAGCTTAGAAGCGGTTGGGCAGATGGTCCTGCATATATTACACAATGCCCCATTCAAACTGGCCAGAGCTATGTGTACAACTACACTATTGTTGGACAAAGAGGAACTCTCTGGTGGCATGCTCATATTTCATGGCTAAGATCAACTCTCTATGGTCCAATTATAATTCTTCCCAAGACCGATGTGCCTTACCCGTTCCCCAAGCCCCATAAGGAAGTTCCCATCATATTTG GAGAGTGGTTCAATGCTGATACTGAAGCCATTATAACTCAAGCTACACAAACTGGTGGAGGTCCTAATGTTTCGGATGCATATACGTTCAATGGACTTCCTGGACCTTTGTACAACTGCTCTTCGAAAG ACACATTCAAGCTGAAGGTGAAGCCAGGAAAAACATATCTTCTAAGATTTATCAATGCTGCACTGAATGATGAACTCTTTTTCGGCATAGCAAACCATAGTCTTACAGTTGTTGAAGCAGATGCTATCTATGTGAAACCATTTGAGACAGAAATCATTTTACTTTCCCCTGGACAAACAACAAATGTTCTCCTAAAGACCAAACCTAACCATCCGAAAGCCTCTTTTCTCATGACTGCTAGACCATACGCTACAGGCGCTGGCACATTTGATAACACCACAGTTGCAGGAGTTCTGGAATACGAAGGATCTACTCATCATTCAATGAAGAAACTTCTACTTTACAAACCAAACTTGCCTGCCCTAAATGACACATCTTTTGCTACTAATTTTTCCAAGAAACTTCGTAGTTTAGCCAGTGCTAAATTTCCAGCTAATGTGCCTAAAAACATCGACAAACAGTTTTTCTTTACAGTAGGCCTTGGAACAAGCCCTTGTGGGACTAAAAACCAGACTTGCCAGGGTCCAAATGGAACAAGATTTGCAGCTTCCATTAATAACATATCATTTGTAATGCCAACAACATCTCTCCTTCAATCTCACTTTTTTGGCCAATCAAACGGTGTTTATAACCCGAATTTCCCTGTCAGTCCTTCACATTGGTTTAACTATACCGGAAATCCTCCAAACAATACTTTAGTGAGCAATGGCACTAAACTTATGGTGTTGCCATTCAACACAAGTGTAGAGCTAGTCATGCAGGATACAAGCATTTTAGGTGCTGAAAGTCATCCACTTCATATCCATGGCTTCAATTTCTTTGTTGTTGGGCAAGGTTTCGGCAACTATAATCCAAATGTGGATCCTAAGAACTTCAACCTTGTGGATCCTGTTGAACGCAACACTGTTGGCGTGCCCCCTGGTGGATGGGTTGCTATTCGGTTCCAAGCCGATAACCCAG GAGTGTGGTTCATGCATTGCCATCTGGAGGTGCACACAAGCTGGGGATTGAAGATGGCATGGCTAGTTTTGGATGGAAAGCTTCCAAATCAAAAGCTGCAACCTCCTCCCTCAGATCTTCCCAAGTGTTAA